Genomic segment of Ischnura elegans chromosome 12, ioIscEleg1.1, whole genome shotgun sequence:
atttcagccgtggaaaataaagaaGGTAAAATACGAccggcacatagtgtgactcttcccaagagatcgaacaatcatcgggggaatctcagcgtcaggaaattgaaaatgcgtttggatccgaaaatatccgatccgaaagatccggctccgaaaatcaaggatccgatccgaatccgaatccggatccaaaaaaaaatcctggatccgtccatccctagttaggatatgataaaaataattttcacttttccacataaatatttatttaataaggaGTCAACACGTTTCACTTCACTGCAGCTGGTGACGAAAATATCAATcttgattaaaatcgaaaatcgtgcTATAAATGCCAAAGATCGAAGAAATCGAGATCGAACCTTggtcttcgagtttcgatcccaACTCGATTTTTTCGCATCGATCTTGACTATTCTGTtagatctcagcagcgtcactaccagcctatgataacgtcatccttaACGAGTGTAAGACCTTTATCTAAGGCAAGTAATACTGGTAAGGCACGCCctccatcatcaaaaaatcatcTCAATCAGttcatctttcttaaaaattttatttaagccgAATTTTTTCAAACgatgatcccaaaactttaatgtgagcgcatttgtaaatttttactgttAATAATTCTAGTATGTATTCTAAGTATATTTTTTCTACTGCTCAAATGGGTATTTTGAATGTCTTTTTGATTGataacaaacattttttgtacAAAAGGATTTTTTATAACGGTTGATTTTTCCGATTATCGATATATTggttctaatttcgatttttgttgacaagtccagtttttcatttaaaataaaatcgattGCTCAAAAACCCATTATTAGCTGcactagacatttttctatcacTAGCTGCAGCATCATAACCTTCCGCAGTTTTTGCAagcatattatattaaaaatgaattccttgtgtttttctgagcgtgcagaaaatTTAAACGAAGTTTTAACGTCCATATTATCAgatttagtatatttattatCCCTATCGACTGATTTGGAGATTGCATATTACCAATATTACCCATCCTCTATCATCCAAGATTTTGACAGGCTCTGGCGGTattgcttttttttgtattatatgattttttaactttttgcgCGCCATGGGCGTAGTATtgcgtcctgctaatccttctgtggattgccatggacgtaatgttacgtctttctattttattgactttgtttgcgtgaagctgtaatatttcgcccatagtacttttccagtttactgcttagtggttcgttatttcaaaaatcaattgctcgattgaaaaagagttcttttaatgtcttgaggacgaaaaatcctctgtagctaccggcacccctAACTCAGCctacttttttgtgaaaattctttggaggaaagaaccgttcgctGAGGGAGCACTGACCCATTTTTTcttccaggattttgaatgatttgcttgaaacaatgcttttgtatgatttccatagTTTAAATAGCTAAAATTGagtgtgataaaaatattatgcattttatggcggtataTCATTTGttacaactttttcatttttcaaaatcgttaggttttcattattaaaaaatatatttaaaagttagcaataaatgttactcaagtcattcataataaagagtaaagtccatttttattgaaatacacatcgatataaatatatttttgatgctaatctttttaaaaaattgcgaatatagtaaaaatggctggatttttcagtagcgCTTGAAAAATTAGCAGCTGGCACTCAaagtatttaacattttttctgtctttttttagTTCGAAAGTCtccaaatgaaaatgtttctgtcaTTCTATTACTTCCGCATGGGCTTGGTTTATTTTCATGGCCTCCCGTATcacatatattattacagaaaggtcttttttctGTCATTTCGTATATGCTCCGTTGATACTGCACTTACAGTAATATATGAGTTATCATTACAAACGTTTAATTATCGGCTTCTAACGATAAATACAATCTTCATCTCAAATTTCACTAATTACCTATTAATTTGGCTTAAAAGTGTCAATTTaccttcaaaaataaagtttgaaaaccaattaaattcataattaaaccAAAGAAAGGTGACaaaagcaggcaaaaatattaaaaataaaatctaagaagtatgaagaatgtttaactttctctaaaagagacatcgtgTGCAGGGAACTTAAAAGATAGGTAAGGTATgtgtatcacgaataaataagaatatcgggttgaaagtattcaaaaattattatcaacgggGATTGacgataacaaaaataaaaatggttcGAAATGCACAAAGTGATTGTACGTGGGTGAAAGGTATAAAATTGTTATGAATAAGTGTGAGAGACCCTTTTTTCGCATGGACAGTCGTACGCAGTATTTTCTAGAGTTcgaatttttcgtgaaatttatgTTTGTGTCATAGAAACTCATAACCAAAACGTTAAAGGCGACGGCATtgttatttctaatattttctttaaagaatttttattatttgcgtcccattattcagtaacagacgtcattATTGTTCCTACTGGTACCAAAATCTCTTGCCGgtgttgtatttgttttttatatttttgcaagaaaacagttataaagaaagtactttatgatacactTTCTTCTCTGTTCAAAACCGAATTACACCGCTCCCTTAAAATACTTATTCCCTGAGAGcttgaaagtgcgaaattttcgcatgGGTTACCTAGTCATGAAATATCCTTAGCACTTTGAATATAtgattatagtattctaccgattaaggtaggtttccatggagtactaaagaagtgttttgggagcctccctttccttccagcgctaccttctttaattcacagtaaggcctactccctttcaatctatctaaaaatcctattcttttacttctcctccctcgtttccctaacattctaccctctaacacgattttcaacatcccctccccgctaagtattcgctccatccatacattctgtctcctccgtacctcatctaagagctgcctctcctcgccaaccatatccagcacttcgtcgttccttttcctcaccgtccatttcaccttctccattcttctccatacccacatctcgaatgcctccaatcttctctcgtcttctttcctcagtgtccacgtttccgcaccgtagagagttacactccagatcaaactcttcactaaccttttctttaaactcttacataacgatttGAATACATACATATGCAAAAAATTTAGTACTCTTGGATATCTAGTATTTCCTCCAACAATTTCATTCCCCGATTTGCCACTGCCGGCAACATTGTCCAAGTGCTACCAAGTGCTTTTCATTTGACTGCACGACCCTTCTCTCTTTCGTACCCCTGCCCCTTTATCCGAGAGAACTTTTCGAACACTTTATTTAAAAGGCCAGTGAGGGAACCCCCCCCTCCTCCCGCTAGATTCACCCTCAATTCCCACAGCCTCGCGAACAACGCGCTTGGCTCCGCGCCGCCATTTCGGGGGCGACCCGCAACTCTtaattcttttgtttcttttatatatatctatatatatgtCGGCCATTTGCCCTTCCGCTTGGACGAGCACGCTCTCCGATATTGCTCTTTTTTATCGTCCACGAACTATTGAATGGGATCCATTTCCTCCCATGAAGTGGCCAAAAAGAATCTTTTTTTCCGATTGACTTTTTCGACGGCGTGATTTTTCTAGTGCTCGAACTCAAAGCTCTCGAGTTGGATACTGTGCGCGCTTCTGAACAGTTCGTTGGACAATGAACGTGATACTCAAATGATTCTCCACCGAGATGAAAAGAATGTGCTCTTGACGGTGAGATGTGGGCACGAAGTGGGTTGCAGGGTAAGTGAAGTCATTAATCGGTCAAATCCGAGTGGGGAATGTCCCATTTCCCCGAAGAACAGCGTGACGTGTGCTTACAATGCCCTCAAGTGGTAAAATCGCCAACCAGACGACCCGCTTAAATGCAGATCTCGGAGAGTGAAGTGCTGGTTGATGGCGTAAAATTCGCATGCAGTGACGTAGTCCATTTTCCGGCTGAAATGATCACGAGGATGGTTGGATTTTTTTGTGTTGTTCCTGGTTGTTCCATTTCAATAAAAGACACGGTCTCCGAAGTAACTTTGTCGAAATATTACAGTTCGTTAGATGtattacagtggcgtagccaggggggaggtctggtgggtccggaccacccccgaaatataaaagcacaattactttccttaatagaagaaaacaaattattgaaaaaccatgaatttacaaagtatttttttaacaaatgaagtttttttgattgtgaaaagtgttgaaattagttattaaattaatcttcatttaaaaatctaaaatcgtgaaatacgtactccaggaataataatctttcgatttaagtaataaaaaataggaaaacaccaTCTTTTATAAccgaaaaaaaactttggtttagTTAATCTGGGTTtttttacacctttcatataagcttcacgatCGACGCGAGCGTTAGGGGGCCTCATAAGCTCGGGGCCCTAGGCGATCGCCGACCTGGTTAGACCGTCCGTGATGGTAAATGCGGAAAGTGACGTAATATGTGATGGAGAAACAGCTGGTGCGAATGACTGTTTGATTTAGAAAATATTGGTTCCAGCGATCACTCTTTTCGTCTCTGAAAACCTATCGATGTAGCTATCACGCTGAGGGACGGAAGAaaggatcgtgtgattcaggatttattTAGGAAGGTTTCTACTGAGTCTTGAGTCCCCTCTCCAATGTTAGTCAGCGTAAGACTTTGGTGATACCCCACCTCCGAATGGCTCTTTTCAAAGTATCTCCTCctcatttaattctattttttatacgGTCCTATCTCCATCCATGAGATATAAATTGCCATATGAAACCTAAAAAGGGAATTTCATGACGGAGAATAGGTCAGTACCCTcgggtatctaatttacacttgataaattagtaaaattgTCCAGCTGTCTAGCatatacaggagaggagagcTCAATAGCCCCCATCGTCCCTATCGAGGATCCGCTGCTGGCTAAAATGGAGTTGTGAGTATTTTTTGGTGAGCTATTTAAGAATTTCTAGCAATTTATAAGCATTTGAGTAaatctttcgtttgttttttatcGTGTACCTAGtggaaaaaatgcattctttGTTACATGTTATTTGTTTCaacgaaaagaaatatttactataAACTATTTCCAAGAGTAATTTAAATAAGACTTTAATGCTGGTAATCGTATTCTATACTTCCAAAGATTTAGGTTTTTACATATTCTTCACTTACTATTGTTAACTCGAGGAGGAAAAACATGTAAGTGCTATTTTACCACggaaatactttattttattgcGGTTTCATGCAGTTGCTGTAAGTTACCTTTGTTAGTACTCTGTGCACAGTAAGAAATATGAGTCACATATATTATAAACTATTCCACATGGATATGACTTTTTATGTTATTCACAAAAAATAGAAACTGTGGTAGGTACACCGTGCCGATTTAAAAGAAACCGCGCACATCGTCGTCGTGTCACGTGACTTTCAGTCGGCTTCCAGTTCCTTCCGTGTATATCGATCAAAGGTAACAGAGTCGATCCATCGTTCCGTGTACCAAAATTCCTGTTCCTTTGTTCAATTTCGACTGCTACTGAGGTGGAGTAGGTCGTGAAAAcctgaaattcattatttcaatGGGTCTAAAGACCTTGTTATGAAGAATTTTTCTAATCGTTATATTGTATTCAGTGTGTCTTGACCTTTGCGTTTCTTTATCTGtgggtataatttaatttttattcattgttcgTACAATTGAGACGAGGGTGCTCGATGAGGATTACTAGTCAATATGTCAGATATTCACGAGAATGGTGAAACGGCTGAGGAAGAGCTAATAAAAAGGCATAAGAAGGAGAGAAAGGAACTTCAAGGTATCCTTGTGTCTCTTATTAAAGGTCGTTTGGAATCATAGTGAAGTGTAAGCATTCCCGGTGTGATCATGGCACAATACCACATCTTTTTTTGACTGTTTCAGGGAAGGTCCTCGCATTGAAGAAGTCTTCCAACAAATATGACAAGAAGAGAAAGAAGGAAGTACTCGAAGAAATCGCGCGGCTTGAAACGGAGCTCGACTTGAAGCAAGAAGAAGAGTTGAATAAGCTGAAAGCATCTAATGCTGACGTACGttatatatttgattatttttcgcAATGGAAGTGGCTACTCATTTCTAAAGAATTTAGCTAACTATGATTTTCGATTTTGTGCCCTATAACGCATTGCGGCTGTATTTTAGTAGTGATTGACATGATGTTGAATCTATTGTGTTCATTGCAGGTTACAGACCTTTCCGATGCCATTGGAAGTGTTGAATTAAATTCACCTGAAGAAGAGAAGGTATCTGATGACGTTGATAAGGTTGACGATGACATGCCTGCGAGTAATAACCAGCAGCGAGTGTCAAAAGCTCAAAGACGTCGTGATAAACGATCTTCCCAACAGAAGGAACGCAACGAGAGGATTGCACAGGAGGAAGCTGAGGCCGCTCTTAATGGACCTCGAGCGATAGAGGGCCGCGCCATTGGTAAAATCCTAAGCAGTAGGAATCTTGAACTGCATCAGATTCCATCCGATGGCAATTGGTGGGTTGATGACTATATACTGAAATTATACATAATAATCGAATTCTCTAtctttttcctttgttttcttcaaatattttgccATCCTGTCGACCACTTAGCACTGGAAGAGActataataacaatttaaatgcagaaatatctatatttttccaCGAATTGAGAAAGAGAACTCTTGTACTATGATTGACTTATCCAGCTCGTGGTTACACAATGCATTAACCTATGTGCGTTAATGTGTAAATGcatgaaatgaatgaaagaaaaaatgtaccATATAATTGCCAAATTTGTGAGATTGCACAAACAGAatatagagcctgttctaatttggcctATATATGAGGAAcgctttttttaataattaccattttgaaattataaaaaagtcaacatatcttaaaaattttatttttacctaaaCGCCACCCTTGAAACTACTTTTCTTCCTGATTTCCATTAATGTTAACTcttgaaagaaaaactgattttcaTCAGGTGTGGAACTGATTTCCAACAGATTTGATGCGCTGATGTCCTcttcctttgaatctgttttgaaaattgaaacagctggaatgCTGTTGGAAAGGTCTGATATGTCGGCTGTTTTCCAACTCATTTAATGGAATGGCTTCTGTATACCATCGCCAttgaaaattgtagccggagtgTACAGCAATTTCAAAACTTGTTTTTATGCTTTCATCATTGTCATGGCAATGAACCCATAGTTGTTTCTTCAGTCGAAATAAGAACACAAAAGTGATTTGGCGCTAGGTAGGGACTGTATGGAGGATGATGAAATTACTTCCAACCTAGTGTTGCAATTAGATCTGGTGGGTGAGCAGTGTCATGCAGCAAAACGATCCCTTCACTCAGCGTTCATTGTATTTTGTTCTGAATTGCATGGTGTAATTTGTTTAAGGATCCCAATATCTCACAGCATTTATTGTGTCAccacaaggaaaaaaattgacaagcAACATCCTTTTCGTGTCCAAAAACATGGTGCAAACAATTTTCTGTTTTTACTTCACTCTCTTGGGCCATGTCGAATGCCGCTATTCCATGCGTTTCCGTTTTGATTCAGGTGTAACAAAAGTTACACATGTTTCATTGTCTCTGGCAATTTGACTGTAAAAATCCTGACCTTCAGCATCCTGACGTTGAAGGAATGTCAAGACATGCATTACAATGCCCGTCCACATGCAGCCAATTGAACTCAAGATCTCATTTCATCATTTGGTTGGGAACAATTTTATCATCCTTCATACAGTCCCAACCTGGTGCAAAATAAATGCctcgttttttttaatctgaagaaACACCTTACAGGTCAGCTCCATGATGAGGATAAAAGCATAAAAACTGTGGCTATGCAGTGGCTGTCAACTCAGGTGGCAATTTCCTATGTCGAAGGTATACAACAGCGTGTTAATCAACATGAAAAGGTTCTTAATGTTAACAGAAATTATGTGGAGAAGCAGTTTCAAGTTggacttttatttaaaaataaaatgttaagaaaaagtTCATtggtttcttaaaaatttcaaaatgttatttaaaaaatgtgccTTGTATTTGTGCATGTTCTGTTCTTGTTCACCGAAATTACTCTTGCATTCACACATGTTTTAATTTTCAGGTTTAACTAGGCCTTAAAATGAATTCCTGTTTTTATGCCTACCATATTAGGAAAGTCGTGGTGTTGAAGCTTATGTCCTATATTATGGTAGATTAGGCTCAGAAACGAAACCCTAGATGTATTTTTTGTTGacatgcatatttatttcttttagtcATCCTTTCTTTTTATAGAAAATCTGAATAGGCATCTCTTCCTAGAGTCGTAGTTCAACTGTATTTAGTCCCCTTACTTTATTCCCAAGCATTAGAGGGCATCATCTGTTGGCAGGGAATCAGTTTTAATGTTAAGTCGTCTGTTTCACTCTCATATGCtttcttcttccttttcattaaattgcaaaaatacacttagaaaaaattatttaatttccaactCGATCTCATTCATGGAGTTAACAAATTGGTTGCTTTATTTGTTAAAATGCAGCCAAATTCATTGTCACACTCTTTTTCTATGGGTGAAGCAGTTTTCAGTAATTCAGACAATACAGGAAGTAGAAATCCTTACTCAAAGGGAATTGGGAAAGCTTAAACAGCATTGACTTACCTTAATCCATGTCAATGCTTTACATTTGGCAAGTGTGCTCAATGTGTAATTGTAGCCATTAGCAACCTCCAGATTAATTGGGTGACATCTTTTACATTGTGCATTTATGCTGGGCTGGGCTGGTAAATTATAAATTGGTTCCTTGATGGTAAATGTcaacatagaaattaaaaatttccagtaACAATTAACCATATTAACTCGGCTGGAAAGATAAACTGGGAAGTATTATTTGATTCCCGTAAGGTTGGCATTAACGTGAGTGATTAATGACCCTTTGTTCTTTTGTATAGCGATGAATTAAAGAAGAATCTATTTATCttgttttccatttaaaataattttcacgtgcTTGTCGCCTGTTACACTTATACGTTATTCCTTTCTaagccagagctgcttctgggagaaattaaatctcAAGACTTCtcatctaaaaatatgaaaattttcttctcgttcataattattgtggcagctatgtacatatttcaccattaaactttacatcaCAAAGGAGCATGTAGTTCAAATCTTTCCTGactagagctgaaaatgtatacatttttgatgttacctaGAAGTAACAttgagttataatgggttaattgcTTCTAATAGGAAGGGATGATTTCCTTACTTTTATCCTTACATTAGTAAAAATGTGTGTCTATTTCTTTCTAATGAATGagctccattttatttttttaatggtggtTCCATGGCCTTCACTGTGATGCAATTCTTTTTTCTTCCAGTCTGTATGGAGCTATCGATCATCAGCTATCCTTGGTAGGAAAATCTATGGGTGTAATGAGCTTAAGAAAGCTGACAGCTGAGCATTTGCGTCAAAATCAGAATGACTTCTTACCTTTCATCACTCCTTTGGCGGATAGTGGAGATCCACTGAATGACGAAGAATATTCAATGTACTGCGACCGCGTGGAACACAGCCAAGAAGCGTGGGGTGGACAGGTTGAGGTATGTGCTATTATTGTTGATGTTCCCAATTGGTACCTATTTATTTTAGTTCAGGTATTGAATGGGAATGTGAATGCATATTGTTGCATTAGTGCTGCAAGGTTGGTAAATTTTTGCCATTCTGGTTGGGCAGTACAGGCAAGCACACTTGATGCTACTTGACttcatttttagaatatttttcctctcttgCTCATGAAGACAATGCGTGAGCATAATATGGTACAAAGGAAAGCTATGCAATTCATCGAAAACTCCTGGGAGCTTAGTCTGGAAGCTGACAGGCTAGAGCCagcagaaacaataaaatatgagTGATATTttgcttaatggatagtcataggAATTTATTTCTCCCCAATCAATAAAGTACTTTATCCCTTAACCAGTGAAttgtggtctgagagaccgctgcgtttctaaaattatgactgttttcaaaattgctatttcaaaatatctataatcctcgtgagtgCCATAATTTTGTATAACAAGGATATagaactcttaaaatttaacgttcttaata
This window contains:
- the LOC124169430 gene encoding deubiquitinase OTUD6B — encoded protein: MSDIHENGETAEEELIKRHKKERKELQGKVLALKKSSNKYDKKRKKEVLEEIARLETELDLKQEEELNKLKASNADVTDLSDAIGSVELNSPEEEKVSDDVDKVDDDMPASNNQQRVSKAQRRRDKRSSQQKERNERIAQEEAEAALNGPRAIEGRAIGKILSSRNLELHQIPSDGNCLYGAIDHQLSLVGKSMGVMSLRKLTAEHLRQNQNDFLPFITPLADSGDPLNDEEYSMYCDRVEHSQEAWGGQVELRALSNVLHLPIEVLQGSGPPVILGTEFKDSSKVNGEPQTLILTYHRHAYGLGEHYNSVRPKAKESDQLEGQQLVNCNK